Proteins encoded in a region of the Pseudomonas putida genome:
- a CDS encoding integrase, with the protein MSHSTLDVIKLKSFPGQPIDTLGLLESERDSLIIAATKINGQWTTISRYGDNIWHLRDQPSNVPDSRRKINFDNVPLAFRTVMKAMMYRHIMRGRIGSARPKGGTTRVAFEHSLPFFRYLEKLKISKLSEISPIITQNYATTYKDRNANSGFFTSVEVIYELSQFTDQPMPQHPWPDTSAFILSGSAGKSRGGATPLIPDDVFCTLFSHAYQQLENSKIILDLRDELDVLAVEWKGRTHGGLNLAKTRYLKAKGWSGGIMRLSKSLNSLRTACYIVLASTSGCRNHELCNLQIGSHHCTEDDEGTIYHWMRSKSEKTDAGIIKWMIPEVGVLALRAMERWSTPYRALIAEEIVRLYRINPHHAQIAEAEKHRNSLFLSIDRTGKLRVRTLTLAGWQKNLQAFAKNCGLSWNLTSHQFRRKFANYVAHSKFGDLRYLKEHFAHWTLDMSLGYAMDDTWGQHLDLDLYDEIQDELVDIKITTVSGWIEGESLAGGYGLAIKKWQREPHNLLIFKDHAAMIKSIAESTCIRSNGHAWCTADSDACIGNTIERTRCSGCDHSVIGPSHAPMYQRLYNDLKDLRNCTDIGESGRRRVERDLSRSQEVLTQLGMPQDLIS; encoded by the coding sequence ATGAGCCACTCTACCCTGGATGTGATCAAACTTAAATCCTTCCCCGGCCAGCCTATCGATACACTTGGACTACTTGAATCGGAACGCGATAGTCTAATCATAGCCGCAACCAAAATAAATGGACAGTGGACCACAATTAGCCGGTACGGAGATAACATCTGGCATCTACGTGACCAGCCAAGTAATGTCCCTGACAGCAGGAGGAAAATAAACTTTGACAATGTGCCATTAGCTTTCCGCACAGTGATGAAAGCGATGATGTACCGGCACATAATGCGGGGTCGTATCGGTTCAGCGCGACCCAAGGGCGGCACAACACGGGTCGCCTTTGAGCACTCACTCCCATTCTTTCGGTACTTGGAAAAACTTAAGATCTCCAAGCTATCCGAAATATCACCTATAATCACCCAAAACTATGCCACCACTTACAAAGATCGCAATGCAAATTCGGGATTTTTTACATCGGTTGAAGTCATCTACGAACTAAGCCAGTTTACTGACCAACCAATGCCACAGCATCCATGGCCCGACACCTCCGCATTTATACTATCAGGCAGCGCAGGAAAATCTCGCGGAGGCGCAACTCCGCTCATCCCAGATGATGTATTTTGCACACTCTTCTCGCATGCGTATCAGCAATTAGAAAACAGCAAAATAATACTTGATCTCCGTGACGAACTTGATGTCTTGGCAGTAGAGTGGAAGGGTCGTACTCACGGAGGTCTCAATCTTGCTAAGACACGGTACCTGAAGGCTAAAGGTTGGAGCGGCGGAATAATGAGGCTGTCAAAATCGCTAAATAGTCTACGCACCGCCTGTTACATTGTGCTTGCAAGCACTTCAGGCTGTCGAAATCATGAGCTATGTAATTTGCAGATAGGTTCGCATCACTGCACCGAGGACGATGAAGGTACGATATATCATTGGATGCGCTCCAAATCCGAAAAAACTGATGCAGGGATAATTAAATGGATGATCCCAGAAGTAGGCGTACTTGCCCTGCGCGCCATGGAACGCTGGTCCACGCCTTACCGCGCATTGATCGCTGAGGAAATTGTTCGGCTATATCGTATCAACCCACACCACGCGCAAATCGCTGAGGCAGAGAAGCACCGAAACTCGCTATTTCTGAGCATCGACAGGACTGGAAAATTGAGAGTCCGCACACTTACCCTCGCAGGTTGGCAAAAAAACCTACAAGCATTCGCCAAAAATTGCGGACTTAGCTGGAACCTTACCAGCCATCAATTTCGTCGCAAGTTCGCAAACTACGTCGCGCATAGCAAATTTGGCGACTTACGCTATCTCAAGGAACATTTTGCTCATTGGACTTTAGATATGTCCTTGGGTTATGCGATGGATGATACCTGGGGACAGCATCTGGATCTTGACCTTTATGACGAAATTCAAGACGAACTGGTAGATATAAAAATCACCACTGTAAGTGGCTGGATAGAGGGTGAGAGCCTGGCAGGAGGATACGGATTGGCTATTAAAAAATGGCAGAGGGAACCACATAATCTACTGATATTTAAAGACCATGCTGCGATGATCAAATCCATCGCTGAAAGCACTTGCATCCGCAGCAATGGACATGCATGGTGCACTGCAGATAGTGATGCCTGCATCGGCAACACCATTGAGCGCACTCGCTGTAGTGGTTGTGATCATTCGGTCATCGGACCGTCTCATGCGCCGATGTACCAGCGTCTTTATAACGATCTCAAAGATTTGAGAAACTGCACTGACATCGGCGAGTCTGGTCGCCGACGTGTAGAGCGCGACCTCAGCCGCAGCCAAGAAGTATTAACCCAACTCGGAATGCCACAGGATCTGATTTCGTGA
- a CDS encoding cytochrome b: MVSSTPATHYARLSIALHWLMLVLLAAVYALIELRGLFPKDSAERNLMKDLHFMLGLSVFVLVWLRLAMRLSRPTPPIVPKPPAWQTGLAHLMHLALYLLMIGLPLAGWLILSAADKPVPFFGLELPHLIGPNPDQAKFIKGWHERIGSWGYWLIGLHALAGLYHHYVQRDNTLLRMLPYK; encoded by the coding sequence ATGGTTTCATCCACCCCCGCGACCCATTACGCACGCCTGTCCATCGCCCTGCATTGGCTGATGCTGGTACTGCTGGCCGCTGTCTACGCCCTTATCGAACTGCGTGGCCTGTTCCCCAAGGACAGCGCCGAACGCAACCTGATGAAGGACCTGCACTTCATGCTCGGGCTCAGCGTGTTCGTACTGGTCTGGCTGCGCCTGGCCATGCGCCTGAGCCGCCCGACCCCGCCCATCGTGCCCAAGCCGCCAGCCTGGCAAACCGGCCTTGCACACCTGATGCATTTGGCGCTTTACCTGCTGATGATCGGCCTGCCGCTGGCCGGCTGGCTGATCCTCAGCGCCGCCGACAAACCGGTGCCGTTCTTCGGCCTGGAACTGCCACACCTGATCGGCCCGAACCCGGACCAGGCCAAGTTCATCAAGGGCTGGCATGAACGTATCGGCAGCTGGGGCTACTGGCTGATCGGCCTGCACGCACTGGCCGGGCTGTACCACCACTATGTTCAGCGCGACAATACACTGTTGCGCATGCTGCCCTACAAGTAA
- a CDS encoding TetR family transcriptional regulator — translation MKPKTKAVNNYKPAADREKDLKLALSRIKKGRAHTGETKLSIAAVAREAGVSTALIHNQYPRIAEAIRDAQGRSSRATRDSKHQELTAERNKGAGYRSEIAELRAKIARLASLNEVLLEENLVLKAKLKDMKVIEIVR, via the coding sequence GTGAAGCCTAAGACGAAGGCTGTGAACAACTACAAGCCGGCTGCGGATCGTGAAAAGGATCTGAAGCTAGCCCTCAGTCGTATCAAAAAGGGCCGCGCCCACACTGGCGAGACCAAGCTCAGTATCGCGGCAGTAGCTCGCGAGGCGGGCGTCTCAACAGCGTTAATTCACAACCAGTACCCCAGAATTGCGGAGGCGATCCGCGATGCTCAAGGGCGCTCAAGCCGTGCTACGCGTGATTCAAAACATCAAGAGTTGACTGCCGAACGTAATAAAGGCGCTGGATATCGCTCAGAAATAGCGGAGCTTCGGGCGAAAATAGCACGACTAGCATCACTCAATGAGGTGTTGCTGGAAGAGAACCTTGTGCTCAAAGCTAAGCTAAAGGACATGAAGGTCATCGAAATTGTGAGATGA
- a CDS encoding metallophosphoesterase has translation MFDPARSFDIIGDVHGCALTLERLLDTLGYKRVAGVWRHPRRQALFLGDIVDRGPRIREALHIVHDMVEAGQAFCIMGNHEYNALGWVTPALPGSGKAYVREHTPRHARLIDETLTQFAHHPGDWHDFVNWFYQLPLFVDAGRFRLVHACWDPRLIEPLRQQYPDGRIDEHFIQASAVSGSFADTVCNRLLRGTDMRLPDGLTLTGGDGLTRAFFRTKFWEEDPQTYGDIVFQPDALPAEVASTPLSHSQKNALLRYDEDEPLLFVGHYWRSGRPAPIRANLACLDYSAVLYGKLAAYRLDDETRIDPHKFVWVDVDRPQANQ, from the coding sequence ATGTTCGATCCGGCGCGAAGTTTCGACATCATCGGTGACGTGCACGGCTGTGCGCTGACCCTTGAACGCCTGCTCGACACTCTCGGATACAAGCGCGTGGCCGGCGTGTGGCGCCACCCGCGACGCCAGGCGTTGTTCCTCGGTGATATCGTCGACCGTGGGCCGCGTATCCGCGAGGCGCTGCACATCGTCCACGACATGGTCGAAGCCGGCCAGGCGTTCTGCATCATGGGCAACCACGAGTACAACGCCCTGGGCTGGGTGACCCCGGCGCTGCCCGGCAGCGGCAAGGCCTATGTACGTGAACACACGCCACGCCATGCCCGGCTGATCGATGAAACCCTGACCCAATTCGCCCACCACCCCGGCGACTGGCACGACTTCGTCAACTGGTTCTACCAACTGCCACTGTTCGTTGACGCTGGGCGTTTCCGCCTGGTGCACGCCTGCTGGGACCCGCGCCTGATCGAGCCGCTGCGCCAGCAATACCCCGACGGGCGCATCGATGAACACTTCATCCAGGCTTCGGCGGTCAGCGGCAGTTTTGCCGACACCGTGTGCAACCGCCTGTTGCGCGGTACCGACATGCGCCTGCCGGACGGCTTGACCCTGACTGGCGGTGATGGCCTGACCCGGGCGTTCTTCCGCACCAAGTTCTGGGAAGAAGACCCGCAAACCTATGGCGACATCGTGTTCCAGCCCGATGCCCTGCCCGCGGAGGTGGCCAGTACCCCGCTCAGCCACAGCCAGAAGAACGCCTTGCTGCGCTATGACGAAGACGAGCCGCTGCTGTTCGTTGGCCATTACTGGCGCAGCGGCCGCCCGGCGCCGATCCGCGCCAACCTGGCCTGCCTGGACTACAGCGCCGTGCTCTACGGCAAGCTGGCCGCCTACCGGCTGGATGATGAAACCCGCATCGACCCGCACAAGTTCGTCTGGGTCGACGTCGACCGCCCACAGGCCAACCAATGA
- a CDS encoding NAD(+) kinase, with protein MEQFRNIGIIGRLGSSQVLDTIRRLKKFLLDRHLHVILEDTIAEVLPGHGLQTSTRKLLGEVCDLVIVVGGDGSLLGAARALARHNIPVLGINRGNLGFLTDIRPDELEEKVAQVLDGHYLVENRFLLQAEVRRHHEAIGQGDALNDVVLHPGKSTRMIEFEIYIDGQFVCSQKADGLIVATPTGSTAYALSAGGPIMHPKLDAIVIVPMYPHTLSGRPIVVDGNSELKIVVSKDLQIYPQVSCDGQNHFTCAPGDTITVSKKPQKLRLIHPLDHNYYEVCRTKLGWGSRLGSRDD; from the coding sequence ATGGAGCAATTTCGCAATATCGGTATCATCGGTCGCCTTGGCAGCTCGCAGGTGCTCGACACCATTCGCCGACTGAAAAAATTCCTCCTCGATCGCCACCTGCACGTGATCCTCGAGGACACCATCGCCGAAGTGCTGCCTGGCCATGGCCTGCAAACCTCCACCCGCAAGCTGCTGGGCGAGGTCTGCGACCTGGTCATCGTGGTCGGCGGCGACGGCAGCCTGCTGGGCGCTGCCCGTGCCCTGGCCCGGCACAACATTCCGGTGCTGGGCATCAACCGTGGCAACCTGGGCTTCCTCACCGACATCCGCCCCGACGAGCTGGAAGAGAAGGTCGCCCAGGTGCTCGATGGCCACTACCTGGTAGAAAACCGCTTCCTGCTGCAGGCCGAGGTGCGCCGCCACCACGAAGCCATCGGCCAGGGTGATGCGCTGAACGACGTGGTGCTGCACCCCGGCAAGTCCACGCGCATGATCGAGTTCGAGATCTACATCGACGGCCAGTTCGTCTGCAGCCAAAAGGCCGACGGCCTGATCGTCGCCACCCCCACCGGCTCCACCGCCTATGCGCTGTCGGCCGGTGGGCCGATCATGCACCCCAAGCTCGACGCTATCGTGATCGTGCCGATGTACCCGCACACCCTGTCGGGGCGGCCGATCGTGGTCGATGGCAACAGCGAGCTGAAGATCGTGGTCTCCAAGGACCTGCAGATCTACCCGCAGGTGTCCTGTGACGGCCAGAACCACTTCACCTGCGCCCCCGGCGACACCATCACGGTGAGCAAGAAACCGCAGAAACTGCGCCTGATCCACCCGTTGGACCACAATTACTACGAGGTCTGCCGCACCAAGCTGGGGTGGGGCAGCCGCCTGGGGAGCAGGGACGACTGA
- a CDS encoding nitrilase-related carbon-nitrogen hydrolase: MRKLLASALALVMIAALCGYGFWTQQRPEGHYLSDLRIELALNHGVPGEHGNLLGVEPLLYPGDYQNLQRLHRKLAAYLEQARAQGLVGPRTVVVLPEHIGTWLWARGEKNELYQVTQSREAQQWLELSNPLRYGLAMLGADGDDWRADAHLRMKAEQMAADYQQLFGGLAKEFGVTLVAGSIVLPEPYVKQGVLHAGRGPLFNSSVVFAGDGSLLGQPQRQQYPDSEMRRYVHDGRQHPLQVVQTPAGRLGVLVGSDSWYPENHQQLAQQAVQLIANPVFLSGKGSWEAPWRGNRHQEATAGLALQRGEVSEQNAWQRLTEAAGAGVSSMSVFMRGQFWEQASDGQGFARQSGELLAGTPSHGARLLNLWL, encoded by the coding sequence ATGCGAAAACTCCTGGCAAGCGCCCTGGCGCTGGTGATGATCGCCGCGCTTTGCGGCTACGGTTTCTGGACTCAACAGCGCCCGGAAGGCCACTACCTGTCCGACCTGCGCATCGAGTTGGCACTCAACCATGGCGTGCCGGGCGAGCATGGCAACCTGCTCGGTGTGGAGCCGCTGCTTTACCCAGGCGACTACCAGAACCTGCAACGCCTGCACCGCAAGCTCGCCGCTTACCTGGAGCAAGCCCGAGCCCAAGGGCTGGTGGGCCCACGCACGGTGGTGGTGCTGCCAGAGCACATCGGTACCTGGTTGTGGGCGCGCGGTGAGAAAAACGAGCTGTACCAGGTCACTCAGAGCCGCGAGGCTCAACAATGGCTGGAGCTAAGCAACCCGCTGCGCTACGGCCTGGCCATGCTTGGCGCCGACGGCGACGACTGGCGTGCCGATGCGCACCTGCGCATGAAGGCCGAGCAGATGGCCGCAGACTACCAGCAACTGTTCGGCGGCCTTGCCAAGGAGTTTGGCGTCACCTTGGTGGCCGGCTCGATCGTGCTGCCCGAACCCTACGTGAAACAAGGCGTGCTGCATGCCGGCCGTGGTCCGCTGTTCAACAGCAGCGTGGTGTTTGCCGGCGACGGCTCGCTACTGGGCCAGCCCCAACGCCAGCAATACCCTGACAGTGAAATGCGTCGCTATGTCCACGACGGCCGCCAGCACCCGCTGCAAGTCGTGCAGACTCCCGCCGGGCGCCTGGGGGTACTGGTGGGCAGTGACAGCTGGTACCCGGAAAACCACCAACAACTGGCACAGCAAGCAGTACAGCTGATCGCCAACCCGGTGTTCCTGAGCGGCAAAGGCAGCTGGGAAGCGCCATGGCGTGGCAATCGCCACCAGGAGGCCACCGCTGGGCTGGCCCTGCAACGTGGCGAAGTCAGCGAGCAGAACGCCTGGCAGCGCCTGACCGAGGCAGCCGGGGCCGGCGTCAGCAGCATGAGCGTGTTCATGCGCGGGCAGTTCTGGGAACAGGCCAGCGACGGCCAGGGCTTTGCCCGCCAGTCGGGTGAACTGCTGGCGGGTACTCCTAGCCATGGCGCCCGCCTGCTGAACCTGTGGCTGTAG
- a CDS encoding tyrosine-type recombinase/integrase — MELVWSTEDFLIAGRPYPGFPILLWDSMASCTEANQFLRHYLLRGSIGSRNSWPNTGRAIFDFFSFLQVHELDWREVDRGDAKSLVAAYRDYCLHTCGLAKTTTRQRLTYICSFYEFALKNGWIERLPFSYEERFVQRTTSFLQHISVKGGKSLAKDVMPRHHKNPPKFLGMTEIRSLLSASENQHHRVMIRLALHTGLRRNELATFPLTYIFDPDKANRTERNLRIRLDPYDGSGMETKGNKARHIHFSRKFMKELHHYASKIRGERASLKNNQKTLLLNQLGEPFGSDGKSLNRIIADIGKKAGIKVNTHMLRHTYATHTLVNLRRNPQNGIDPLVFLQRQLGHSSVHTTMVYLHLVNEMVDEAILAYDDELSEMTEDD, encoded by the coding sequence ATGGAGCTTGTATGGAGTACTGAGGATTTCTTGATCGCAGGGCGTCCTTACCCCGGGTTTCCCATTCTGCTTTGGGACTCAATGGCCAGTTGCACCGAGGCTAATCAGTTCCTTCGTCACTACCTGCTTCGCGGGAGCATAGGTTCCCGAAACTCTTGGCCCAATACCGGACGAGCAATATTCGACTTTTTCAGTTTTTTGCAGGTGCATGAACTTGATTGGCGAGAAGTAGATCGTGGTGACGCTAAGAGCCTTGTAGCTGCTTATCGAGATTATTGCTTGCACACATGCGGATTAGCAAAGACAACTACACGGCAACGCCTGACGTATATTTGCAGTTTCTACGAGTTCGCGCTTAAAAATGGCTGGATAGAGCGCCTGCCTTTTAGTTATGAGGAGCGGTTTGTACAGCGCACTACGAGCTTCCTTCAGCATATTTCCGTCAAGGGTGGCAAGTCGCTAGCAAAAGATGTAATGCCCCGCCACCACAAGAATCCTCCGAAATTTTTAGGCATGACCGAAATCAGGTCTCTTCTTTCTGCATCGGAAAATCAGCATCACCGAGTCATGATTAGGTTAGCACTACACACCGGCCTCCGCCGCAACGAACTTGCAACTTTCCCACTGACTTATATTTTCGATCCTGACAAGGCTAACCGAACCGAGCGAAATCTTCGTATTCGACTCGATCCTTACGACGGCAGCGGTATGGAAACCAAGGGTAACAAGGCGAGGCATATACATTTCAGTCGGAAATTCATGAAAGAGCTTCACCACTATGCCTCCAAAATTCGCGGAGAGCGAGCATCACTGAAAAACAACCAAAAGACATTACTTCTCAACCAGTTGGGGGAACCTTTTGGAAGCGACGGAAAAAGCTTAAATCGGATCATTGCCGACATTGGAAAGAAGGCCGGAATCAAAGTCAATACACATATGCTACGACATACTTACGCAACTCACACCCTCGTTAATCTTCGGCGCAACCCTCAAAATGGAATTGATCCGCTAGTATTCCTTCAACGTCAACTTGGCCACAGCTCAGTTCATACCACAATGGTTTACCTGCACCTTGTCAATGAAATGGTAGATGAGGCGATATTGGCATATGATGATGAGTTAAGCGAAATGACGGAAGACGACTAA
- a CDS encoding DUF1853 family protein — MGLLRGSAAGDDAPIMGESTGQRQTGYARRMTPFTLLQDLPRQLQRPAVRDLAWALLSPPLLSAPPCPQRHPLAGSLWAQQPQRLEQWLRGLDDDDRPLREWLAKLGSRRLGHYYERLWQFALGQAPGIELLAANLAIRDGGRTLGELDVVLRDGDGVHHLELAIKLYLGPEGGGLNPHTWLGPGCHDRLGTKLAHLAGHQLPMSKGAHSRELLATLGVEQVQAHVWLGGYLFYPLPGHAEPPAGANPQHLRGRWVRRRDWEMAEGEHWQPLQRHAWLAPARVEAGECWTVEQFAAWLHVLERQAPAQLLVRLEQAGDGVWQEVERVFLVADNWPFLPEA, encoded by the coding sequence ATGGGGCTCCTGCGAGGCTCTGCGGCGGGTGACGATGCGCCGATTATGGGCGAAAGCACCGGGCAGCGGCAAACCGGCTATGCTCGCAGGATGACGCCATTCACCTTGCTCCAAGACCTGCCCCGACAATTGCAGCGCCCCGCCGTGCGCGATTTGGCCTGGGCCCTGCTGTCGCCGCCACTGCTCAGCGCCCCGCCCTGCCCCCAGCGCCACCCGCTGGCAGGCAGCCTGTGGGCGCAGCAGCCACAACGCCTTGAACAGTGGTTGCGCGGGCTGGATGACGACGACCGCCCGTTGCGCGAATGGCTGGCGAAACTGGGCAGCCGGCGCCTGGGGCATTACTACGAACGCCTGTGGCAATTCGCCCTGGGCCAGGCGCCGGGCATCGAACTACTGGCGGCCAACCTGGCGATTCGCGACGGCGGGCGCACCTTGGGCGAGCTGGACGTGGTACTGCGCGACGGCGACGGCGTACACCACCTGGAACTGGCGATCAAGCTGTACCTGGGCCCTGAAGGCGGCGGGCTCAACCCGCACACCTGGCTGGGCCCAGGCTGCCATGACCGGTTGGGGACCAAGCTTGCGCATCTGGCCGGGCACCAGTTGCCCATGTCCAAGGGCGCGCACAGCCGCGAGCTGTTGGCCACGCTGGGGGTTGAGCAGGTGCAGGCCCATGTATGGCTGGGCGGCTATCTGTTCTATCCGTTGCCTGGGCATGCCGAGCCACCCGCCGGGGCCAACCCGCAGCACTTGCGCGGGCGCTGGGTGCGACGGCGGGACTGGGAGATGGCAGAGGGTGAGCATTGGCAGCCGCTGCAGCGGCATGCCTGGCTGGCACCGGCGCGGGTCGAAGCAGGCGAATGCTGGACGGTGGAGCAATTTGCGGCATGGTTGCATGTGCTGGAGCGGCAAGCGCCGGCACAGTTGCTGGTGAGGTTGGAGCAGGCGGGTGATGGTGTATGGCAGGAGGTGGAGCGGGTGTTTCTGGTGGCTGACAATTGGCCATTTTTACCCGAGGCATGA
- a CDS encoding AraC family transcriptional regulator — protein sequence MARPRVRLGDLSVGFVQPLTEALRERGHDPEPLLLRYGLDAPRLAEAGARLSIPRYMHLGHAAIELSGEAALGLHMGRLSRLAHAGLAGVTAAQAPTLGEAARTLLRFEPLYAANYRGRSSFVEDAQGAWLRFYSISPYNAYNRFVVDSLLAGWLAQLADLAGMAIQAERLSIEFSAPAYAARYQALCSTPVQFTAEANQLRLSRATLQLANPRHCPSTWQHLLQLCEAELLQRTRVRSLGERITHLLGPLLNGGREPDLEEVALHLQLPTWTLRRKLAEEGTRFRDLLNETRRDLAETYIRDTELAFGEIAYLLGFASAEAFQRAFKRWTGLTPGEFRRSQRRAG from the coding sequence ATGGCCCGCCCCCGCGTACGCCTCGGCGACCTTTCAGTAGGCTTTGTCCAGCCGCTGACCGAAGCCCTGCGCGAGCGGGGTCATGACCCCGAGCCCCTGTTGCTGCGCTATGGCCTGGATGCCCCACGCCTTGCCGAAGCCGGCGCGCGCTTGTCGATCCCCCGCTACATGCACCTGGGCCACGCAGCCATCGAGCTGAGCGGCGAAGCCGCACTCGGCCTGCACATGGGGCGCTTGAGCCGCCTGGCACATGCCGGCCTGGCCGGAGTAACCGCCGCCCAGGCCCCCACCCTGGGCGAGGCGGCGCGCACGCTGCTGCGCTTCGAGCCCCTGTACGCGGCCAACTACCGTGGCCGTTCCAGCTTCGTGGAAGATGCCCAGGGCGCTTGGTTGCGCTTCTATTCCATCAGCCCCTACAACGCCTACAACCGCTTCGTGGTCGATTCACTGCTTGCCGGCTGGCTGGCGCAACTTGCCGACCTGGCCGGCATGGCGATACAGGCAGAACGCCTTAGCATCGAATTTTCCGCCCCCGCCTATGCTGCGCGCTATCAGGCGCTGTGCAGCACGCCAGTGCAATTCACGGCCGAAGCCAATCAACTGCGGCTAAGCCGCGCAACACTGCAACTAGCCAACCCCAGGCACTGCCCGAGCACCTGGCAGCACCTGCTGCAACTGTGCGAAGCAGAGTTGCTACAGCGCACACGGGTACGCAGCCTGGGCGAGCGCATCACCCATCTGCTGGGCCCGCTGCTCAATGGTGGCCGTGAACCGGACCTGGAAGAAGTGGCGCTGCACCTGCAGCTGCCAACCTGGACCTTGCGTCGCAAACTCGCCGAGGAAGGCACGCGGTTTCGCGACCTGCTCAACGAAACACGGCGCGACCTGGCAGAGACCTACATCCGTGACACGGAGCTGGCCTTTGGCGAGATTGCCTATCTGTTGGGGTTTGCTTCAGCCGAGGCCTTCCAGCGCGCGTTCAAGCGCTGGACGGGCCTCACGCCGGGGGAGTTCCGCCGCAGCCAGCGCCGGGCGGGTTAA